The following coding sequences are from one Coffea arabica cultivar ET-39 chromosome 11e, Coffea Arabica ET-39 HiFi, whole genome shotgun sequence window:
- the LOC113718117 gene encoding uncharacterized protein yields MDDRSWIFIEDRVNNPYFEKCLSDFLKFAYKKKEVGSRIYCPCRRCKNSERRKEETVRAHVTMKGFLTTYTIWIYHGEDPWDFNQENMNNGVFRRIENDDMNELIHETLGRTLEENSNINLEELRGACDEETNKFFKLLKHAETELYPGCKNFTLLSFVIKLLHVKSLCRWSNNSMTILLELLKEVFPENELFPSSYRDAWKIVKDLGLSYHKIHACPNDCLIYWKETEHETFCRKCGTPRYKQIVKQSDDSSEQANKVPAKLVRYFPLKPRLQRLFMSSKTASLMRWHEEERIKDGKLRHPADSLAWKHFNDRHPSFASDPRNVRVRLAADGFNPFKAMNNKYSTWPVILVPYNLPSWVCMKQTSFMLCLLIDGPKAPGNDIHVYLQPVIDELNEFWDPGVPTYDAACKQMFYLRAALLWTINDFPAYGNLSGWSTKGKYACPCCNKDVRSQWLMHSKKHCYLGHRRFLAIDHPYRLNRAQFDGTIEKHSRPVRLYGFEILEQLRDFRNEFGKDQPVSSARKRKRRTKDNNDFEQSPICRYNWKRLNVFFQLPYWVDNLLPHNLDIMHIEKNFLENLLWTLLGMGKTNDDINARYDLKEMGIRKALHPQSKGDKVFLPPACFTMSKDEKEIFCNVLKTVKVPDES; encoded by the exons ATGGATGATAGGTCTTGGATCTTTATTGAAGACCGAGTCAATAATCCGTACTTTGAAAAGTGTCTGAGTGACTTCCTTAAATTTGCCTACAAAAAGAAGGAGGTTGGGAGTAGAATATATTGCCCATGTAGGCGATGTAAAAACTCAGAacgaagaaaggaagaaactgtGCGTGCACATGTAACAATGAAGGGGTTTTTGACCACTTATACAATTTGGATTTATCATGGTGAAGATCCATGGGACTTCAATCAAGAAAATATGAACAATGGAGTGTTTAGGCGCATTGAAAATGATGACATGAATGAATTGATACACGAAACACTTGGAAGAACACTTGAAGAGAATTCTAACATAAATTTAGAAGAACTTAGAGGAGCCTGTGATGAAGAGACTAATAAGTTTTTTAAGTTGCTGAAGCATGCCGAAACAGAGTTATACCCTGGATGTAAAAATTTTACTCTTCTATCATTTGTCATCAAGTTGTTGCATGTCAAGTCTCTTTGTCGATGGAGCAACAACTCAATGACAATATTACTGgagcttctcaaggaagtttTTCCTGAGAATGAATTATTTCCAAGCTCTTATCGTGATGCTTGGAAAATTGTTAAAGACTTGGGTCTTAGCTACCATAAAATTCATGCATGCCCCAATGATTGCTTGATTTATTGGAAGGAGACAGAACATGAAACCTTTTGCAGAAAGTGTGGAACTCCTAGGTATAAGCAAATTGTAAAACAATCCGATGATTCAAGTGAACAAGCTAACAAAGTTCCAGCAAAGCTTGTTCGctattttcctttgaaaccacGTCTCCAAAGGCTGTTCATGTCATCAAAGACTGCTTCATTAATGAGATGGCATGAAGAGGAGCGCATCAAGGATGGTAAATTGAGGCATCCGGCAGACTCTTTAGCTTGGAAGCATTTTAATGACCGGCACCCAAGCTTTGCTAGTGATCCTCGCAATGTTCGTGTTAGACTTGCAGCGGATGGATTTAACCCATTCAAAGCAATGAACAATAAATACAGCACCTGGCCAGTGATTTTAGTGCCATATAATTTACCCTCATGGGTGTGCATGAAGCAAACATCATTTATGTTGTGTTTGCTAATTGATGGGCCTAAAGCTCCAGGTAATGATATTCACGTATATCTTCAACCAGTAATTGATGAATTGAATGAGTTTTGGGATCCAGGGGTGCCTACTTATGATGCAGcttgtaagcaaatgttttacTTACGTGCTGCACTACTTTGGACTATCAATGATTTTCCAGCTTATGGAAATCTATCTGGTTGGAGTACCAAAGGGAAGTATGCATGCCCTTGTTGTAATAAAGATGTTCGAAGTCAATGGTTGATGCATAGCAAAAAACATTGCTATTTGGGTCATCGTCGATTTCTAGCTATTGATCATCCTTATCGTCTAAATCGAGCGCAGTTTGATGGGACAATTGAGAAACATTCTAGACCTGTTCGATTATATGGGTTTGAGATTTTAGAACAACTAAGAGATTTtagaaatgaatttggaaaggaTCAACCAGTTTCCTcagctaggaaaaggaaaaggaggacTAAAGATAATAATGACTTTGAACAAAGTCCCATATGTAGGTATAATTGGAAAAGATTGAATGTATTCTTTCAGTTACCGTATTGGGTGGATAATTTGCTTCCACATAATCTGGATATAATGCATATTgagaagaatttcttggagaatcTCTTGTGGACACTGTTGGGGATGGGCAAGACAAATGATGACATTAATGCTCGATATGATCTAAAAGAAATGGGGATAAGAAAGGCACTTCACCCACAATCTAAGGGTGACAAAGTGTTTCTTCCACCTGCATGCTTCACAATGAGcaaagatgaaaaagaaattttttgtaATGTGCTAAAAACTGTCAAGGTCCCTGATG AGTCATGA
- the LOC140020950 gene encoding uncharacterized protein: MQQLLSIAVRRILPKHVCRIIIELRDIFRQLYSKVLTVADCETLEDRTPLALCELEKMFPPPFFNIMEHLLVHLPEEAKLGGPFQFRSMYPIERYLCTLKNYVRSRSHPEGSIAEGYLAEECMTFCSMYLDNIESKLNRPPRNYEGEYLNRQIGRPLGKEEVIYLDDVSWVQAHRYVLGNLETVDPFRRDHKHLLKLEKPRMSNYEREKIHSETFYKWFKKHVADLEKSNSCHDYYKEIAYLAAGPDKWAKSYSGYIVNGFRFHTKKREMRRQTQNSGVFVNASANSFASTKDKNPISGILEYYGVLVDIVELRYSNDIKFVMFKCDWVDNVTGMKQDEHNFTLVNFDHILYKQNTKNDEPFILASQAQQAWYVRDALEPEWNIVVKMTPRDLFIIDPEINICEDIQDEHSAWQHVNNNNSEDSNVSWVREGVDGVILDAQTTKSKAHVAEVDDGFFSDEDNLGIDNTIDDTSDDDDFFDKAQQGDKADD; the protein is encoded by the exons ATGCAACAATTGTTATCCATTGCTGTGAGAAGAATATTGCCTAAACATGTTTGCAGAATTATCATTGAGTTACGAGATATATTTAGGCAATTATACTCGAAAGTGCTTACTGTAGCAGATTGTGAAACTTTGGAGGACCGTACTCCACTGGCCCTTTGTGAACTTGAGAAGATGTTTCCACCTCCATTTTTCAATATCATGGagcatttgcttgttcacttgCCTGAAGAGGCGAAACTTGGTGGACCATTTCAATTTCGGTCTATGTATCCTATTGAGAG GTATCTGTGTACTTTGAAAAATTATGTACGGAGTCGAAGTCACCCTGAAGGTTCAATAGCAGAGGGCTACTTGGCGGAAGAATGTATGACATTCTGTTCCATGTACTTGGACAATATTGAATCAAAGTTGAATCGCCCACCTAGGAACTATGAAGGTGAATATTTAAATAGACAGATTGGCCGTCCCTTAGGAAAAGAAGAGGTCATCTATTTAGATGATGTCTCTTGGGTTCAAGCTCATCGTTATGTTCTTGGAAATCTTGAAACTGTTGATCCTTTTCGCAG GGACCATAAGCATTTGCTAAAACTGGAAAAACCACGCATGTCAAACTATGAAAGGGAGAAAATTCATAGTGAAACATTTTACAAGTGGTTTAAGAAGCAT GTTGCAGATTTGGAAAAATCTAATAGTTGCCATGATTATTATAAAGAAATTGCTTATTTGGCTGCTGGTCCTGATAAGTGGGCAAAAAGCTATTCTGGTTACATTGTTAATGGTTTTCGTTTCCATACTAAGAAGCGTGAGATGAGAAGGCAAACTCAAAATAGTGGTGTATTTGTGAATGCTAGTGCCAATAGTTTCGCTAGTACAAAGGATAAGAACCCTATATCTGGAATTTTAGAATACTATGGGGTCTTAGTGGATATTGTTGAGTTGAGATACTCAAATGACATTAAATTTGTGATGTTCAAGTGTGATTGGGTTGATAATGTCACTGGAATGAAACAAGATGAACACAACTTCACACTTGTTAACTTTGATCATATATTGTACAAGCAAAACACGAAGAATGATGAGCCTTTCATCCTGGCCTCTCAAGCACAGCAAGCTTGGTATGTTCGGGATGCATTGGAACCTGAATGGAATATAGTTGTCAAGATGACCCCTCGAGATCTTTTCATTATTGATCCAGAAATTAACATATGTGAAGATATCCAGGATGAGCATTCTGCTTGGCAACATGTTAATAACAATAATTCTGAGGATAGTAATGTTTCATGGGTTAGGGAAGGTGTTGATGGAGTTATACTTGATGCACAAACTACAAAATCCAAGGCACACGTTGCTGAAGTTGATGATGGATTCTTCTCTGATGAGGATAATCTTGGGATTGACAATACGATTGATGATacaagtgatgatgatgatttttttgaTAAAGCCCAACAAGGAGACAAGGCTGATGATTGA
- the LOC113718115 gene encoding uncharacterized protein translates to MAPSKKGPRKVVGPMSGAHIESTNSLNPALQSSSQSYQTCPSHYSKPPAHKFIGAMPGIRIDPTSSSNSVSRPNCQAKSHDSNSNSNSASSFIAASQFNSKANSHQLNSKADSQLNSHPNSHIGQGFHSQPLVDHREQPDSFDNNDSEAGSGSSYDSEDIEDVFDGTFDDDDSSEEGDNSGRGLARRSAGWGGGKKLELVWNARGQVIGPNATQYISQVGILVKDGNKLPLTYTDWRAMPEGSKERFWEDIKRNTNIDDTCKKVQMIRVSKLWRNWKSKVKSMYFTPYRRHRSWLLAHCPARVEEDQWPILVDYWSSEDVKKQSKINSKNRKKQKMPHRTGRKDHVNLREELRIKTGKEPSKLDVFIHSRQGKQMDELTSQTIATMNEEIQKLPETSRDDNFVKDILYENILGPEKPGRLRTYGVGATPKDVYRMSDNMNDGQKKAFEDAVNEKVEIIRGELREEMNSKLADFKEELIAQFEARMRASTCDLASLQRREMNAAKQSQISDSLEVGDRMNREVGTNDAEMYKEVGTNDADINKCEMNKKVSSIADILENHHTKKKRSRTTCKRLA, encoded by the exons ATGGCACCAAGTAAGAAGGGGCCCCGCAAAGTTGTTGGGCCAATGTCCGGAGCGCATATTGAGTCCACTAATAGTTTGAACCCTGCACTACAGTCAAGCTCTCAATCTTATCAGACTTGCCCCAGTCATTATTCAAAGCCTCCAGCACATAAATTCATTGGGGCAATGCCTGGAATACGCATAGACCCTACATCTAGCTCAAACTCTGTTTCTCGACCTAATTGTCAAGCGAAATCACATGACTccaattcaaattcaaactcaGCTTCTAGCTTTATTGCTGCTTCTCAGTTCAACTCTAAAGCCAATTCACATCAGTTGAACTCCAAGGCTGATTCTCAACTAAATTCCCATCCTAATTCACATATCGGTCAAGGCTTTCATTCTCAACCACTAGTAGACCATCGTGAGCAACCAGATTCCTTTGATAACAATGATTCTGAAGCTGGATCAGGTTCTTCATATGATTCAGAAGACATAGAGGATGTCTTTGATGGTActtttgatgatgatgattctaGTGAAGAAG GAGACAATAGTGGTAGAGGACTAGCCAGACGAAGTGCTGGTTGGGGTGGTGGAAAGAAATTGGAGTTAGTTTGGAATGCACGGGGCCAAGTAATTGGTCCTAATGCTACACAGTATATAAGTCAAGTAGGAATCTTAGTAAAGGATGGTAATAAATTACCACTCACGTACACAGATTGGAGGGCCATGCCTGAAGGATCTAAGGAGAGATTTTGGGAAGATATTAAG AGAAATACAAATATTGATGATACATGCAAGAAAGTACAAATGATAAGGGTCAGCAAATTGTGGAGAAATTGGAAATCAAAAGTCAAGAGCATGTATTTCACTCCTTATAGGAGGCACAGGTCATGGCTATTAGCACACTGTCCTGCAAGAGTTGAGGAGGATCAATGGCCTATTTTGGTTGATTATTGGAGCTCAGAAGATGTCAAG AAGCAAAGCAAGATTAATAGCAAGAAtcgaaaaaaacaaaagatgccACATCGAACAGGGCGAAAAGATCATGTGAACCTCAGGGAAGAG CTTCGGATTAAAACTGGAAAAGAGCCTTCGAAACTAGACGTTTTTATTCATTCAagacaaggaaaacaaatggatgagttGACTTCACAAACAATT GCAACTATGAATGAGGAAATACAAAAACTGCCAGAGACATCCAGGGATgataattttgtgaaagatATACTCTATGAAAATATTCTTGGACCTGAAAAACCAGGTCGTCTTCGAACTTATGGGGTAGGTGCGACTCCAAAAGACGTGTATAGGATGTCAGATAACATGAATGATGGACAAAAGAAAGCATTTGAGGATGCAGTGAATGAGAAAGTGGAAATCATACGTGGTGAACTACGAGAAGAAATGAATTCGAAATTGGCAGATTTTAAGGAGGAGTTGATTGCTCAATTTGAAGCAAGAATG AGGGCATCCACATGTGACTTGGCATCACtccaaagaagagaaatgaaTGCAGCAAAACAATCTCAAATTTCGGACTCATTAGAG GTTGGTGATAGAATGAACAGGGAAGTTGGAACAAATGATGCTGAAATGTACAAGGAAGTTGGAACAAATGATGCTGACATAAACAAGtgtgaaatgaataaaaaagtTTCTTCAATTGCTGATATTCTTGAG AACCATCatacaaagaagaaaaggagcagGACTACTTGCAAACGACTTGCTTGA